The nucleotide window TACATCGGCTGTACGAATTGTTCCATTTGGAGGAGCATAGAACTTGACTTCTTTCGGATTTCTCGAGCTAAACTTTATTGGTTCGACTTGTGTGCTAGGTGATACACCTTTAACAATCTCTTTAATTTGCTTAGATGTTTTCATGATATCCGATGGATCAATAAGGATAAGAGTATTATCTGATTTCTTACATAGACATACGGTGTGAAACTCTGGTTTATTCTGTTCAAGCTTTACTGAACCTTTCTCCCACACAAAAACATCTACTAGGATCACATTCTTAGCATCAGAGGTTCCGTAAGGAGGTATGTTTTTATCCATTAAATGAGCAAGAGCCTTTTTAAAAACATCTTGTTCTTTTGTTTTATAATTGGGAGATCTTTCTATTGTATATCGCGTTACACGATATGGATTGGCCCCTGCTTCACATACTGGCTGGTATTCTTTAGTGCCGTTTATCGAAGGATTCTTAACTACTGCCCTCGGGGTAATCGAGCCAGATTCCATTTCATCTATCAGGGGATTTTCCTGCTTAGCGTAATAGTTTCGCAAAGCATCCATGTTAATCGCAAGATTTGACGTTGATGAGCTACTTGAGTTTGATGAGCTGCTTGACGTTGATGACATATCTGCCTCCTAAATAAGTTCTAATGGAAGTGATCATTAAAGGTTGTAGGCTTTTTGTAAAGCATTATTTTTATGCTGCAGGTGATCAATTAAGAGAATCAGTATGTACCAACACTCTTGTATAGGGCTTCATACCCTTAAGACTCTAAAAACGGCAAAGCTTGAAATTTTCCAAGATCAGCAGTTTCGACGTGTCACATTAGAGGCGACTGGTTTTTTTCTGCTGTTAAGTAAGTTTTTGATCCTTGACACCTTACGAACATTTTAGGTAGTGTACTTATTTGCTTACTTTCATGTGAGGATATGAGTAAACAACTTCTAATAGGTGCCCTTTTTCTTTTCGCGGCTCTCTGCCTTTCTGACACATCCCTTCTTTTTGGCGCAGATTCCCTAGAGTCAGAGGTCAAAACCAACCTCAAAAGAACAAAAGAAGAGGCAAAAGCCCTTGCAAAAGAAGGGAACCATCAGGCAAAGACCATCCTAGAGTCCTTCTTCTCAGGAAAAAACCTCTCTATCATCGAACCAGATGAGCTTCTTCCAGAAGAGGATCGAGGAAAAACCTTCGATGAAACCCTTGCTGCAGAGAAAACAGACAAGCAAGAGCTATTACCCCTTGAAGCAGACCTTCAAGAGATGCTTGATGCTTCCTTAAGAGTGGAAGAGATCGAAGGATCCGAAGCTTTCCTTACTTCTTCGAGGGCGACTTTAGAAAATGCCCAAAAAGGGATCGGCATCTTGCATACCGAAGAGCAGATTACTCCCGAAGAGACCCACCTTAAAACCTGCCACGAGGGAGGAAGCTTTATCAAGACGATCGATAAAGCAAGAGTGGTCACGATTATCCCTCAAAAGACCCAAACAGTACGGATCTGCCTCGGCCACAAAAAAGAAAAAAAATTCTTCTGGGAAGGGGATGCTAAAAACCAGCTAAGAGCATGGGAAAAAGAACTTTCAAGCGACCCCAACCTCAAGACATGGAGAGCCTATCCCCATAGTGGAGGACTTTTTAGCAGCTACCATGTGGTCAAAACCTGGACCCATAAAGAGGGCTTTTTCTGCGATAAAAGCCAGCTTGAAACAAAAGTTCTCCAAAAAGAAAAAGAGCTCGACCGGTGGGAACCCACTCCCGCTGACAAAAAAACGCTCCAAACCCTAGAAGCCAATATCGACTGCCACCTTTTGCAAACCCAAGAGTTCCATCCCGGAAGCCGCACCATCTCCGGCAAACCCCTCTACCGCGACTCGTGGAACCAGCGCCTTATCTTCTCCTGCAAACCAGCAGCAAACTCCAAATGCAAAAGACTCCAAGAGCAAGGGGGCATCCTTATCAAAAGAACCTGTATCCAAGAAGACCCATCTGGAGACTGCCTAACATGGGAAAAAACCTATGACCTAGGGGGTAAAGCCGCCCACACCTCCCAAAAAGTGACCTTTCAAGAGGAAGAACTCTTTGATCTCGA belongs to Candidatus Neptunochlamydia vexilliferae and includes:
- the traN gene encoding conjugal transfer protein TraN → MSKQLLIGALFLFAALCLSDTSLLFGADSLESEVKTNLKRTKEEAKALAKEGNHQAKTILESFFSGKNLSIIEPDELLPEEDRGKTFDETLAAEKTDKQELLPLEADLQEMLDASLRVEEIEGSEAFLTSSRATLENAQKGIGILHTEEQITPEETHLKTCHEGGSFIKTIDKARVVTIIPQKTQTVRICLGHKKEKKFFWEGDAKNQLRAWEKELSSDPNLKTWRAYPHSGGLFSSYHVVKTWTHKEGFFCDKSQLETKVLQKEKELDRWEPTPADKKTLQTLEANIDCHLLQTQEFHPGSRTISGKPLYRDSWNQRLIFSCKPAANSKCKRLQEQGGILIKRTCIQEDPSGDCLTWEKTYDLGGKAAHTSQKVTFQEEELFDLEDFDPSYEKNRDFGQVISTLGALESLGQSISEKGLDPHAPAIFSGKTSKCRRSFDSKNLFDCCHKKDCKGGGVFIGLTLGKCNKEEKDLFEKVQEKKCHRIGSIKKLLMTEHVYCCFPTKLARIIQEEGHKQLGISWGKPENPSCQGLTLSQLQSLNFEHMDFTDFIEELHKKIDSQKLAAKLQSLAADFAQSLSKEKVQAKTEEKTELSKKTKHKQGPL